The following are encoded in a window of Centroberyx gerrardi isolate f3 chromosome 1, fCenGer3.hap1.cur.20231027, whole genome shotgun sequence genomic DNA:
- the myzap gene encoding myocardial zonula adherens protein isoform X3, translated as MLRYGSAGTVSTTTTEDSPESQRRIRRLRLTLHAGENGKKEPKNTNADTDDKVVNGTWKKKNGLIQRERPAGRESPDQHLGAITNGVPETSPQHHGPKVYGVVQRTSSDRQQEVMAREWSVNHLQDEMRYIREVRDSLEKVRERMYGQFGGMQQSMQKLSQEIRTANSHRRSLETEVKIRTAAMDSFDQMNSSLISANIGLQFPSQKSLLENCQNRVDMRDEVKRLRSTCEKTEEKLKERERQLAAAQAENQTLKRQVESSQEASSQAVQEITTRLQRQYEERLLEEHRKHREEIENLQAQLDEYIRRLEEAERNAKIAAAQIAERDQRISEVERLLDCMGQEKSQLLKKLQECEQRLRLMELTDITDTTVARRSKQLEGEAVDLRERIKHLNDMVFCQQRKVKGMIEEVQSLRAQVAQKDMFISELLDRIAIVECENRPREVLHTRDIGVGCDLLPRSEVQRYDVEPTVQSEPAQSQLMQHPTHYLTTPTQPRTFKPGTPPPSRLESSLLRYTPVQYSRFLQSSPPTSRGTLTSPQSSESEPVSPVQSSTDGSVVAPSADTRPSLEEFTPSPSSSRARSSPSKIYTPFMKLMEMTAKIKIDDS; from the exons GATGACAAGGTTGTCAATGGGAcatggaagaagaaaaatgggCTGATCCAGAGAGAAAGGCCAGCTGGCAGGGAGTCACCTGACCAG CACCTCGGAGCCATAACCAATGGGGTGCCAGAGACCTCGCCGCAGCACCATGGGCCCAAGGTGTATGGTGTGGTGCAGAGGACGAGCTCGGAtagacagcaggaagtgatggcGCGCGAGTGGTCGGTCAATCACCTTCAGGATGAGATGAGGTACATCAGGGAG GTGCGAGATTCTCTGGAGAAGGTCAGAGAGCGGATGTACGGACAGTTCGGAGGAATGCAGCAGTCAATGCAGAAGCTGTCACAAGAAATCAGG ACTGCCAATTCACATCGGCGGAGTCTGGAGACAGAAGTGAAGATTCGGACCGCAGCCATGGACAGCTTTGATCAGATGAACAGCTCCCTTATATCTGCTAACATCGGCCTGCAG TTTCCTTCGCAGAAATCCCTTCTGGAGAACTGTCAGAACAGAGTGGACATGAGGGATGAGGTGAAGAGATTGCGGAGCACCTgtgagaaaacagaagaaaaactgaaagagagggagaggcagttGGCTGCTGCTCAAGCTGAAAACCAAACTTTGAAACGACAG GTGGAGTCGTCGCAGGAGGCCAGCAGCCAGGCGGTGCAGGAGATCACAACCAGGCTGCAGAGGCAGTATGAGGAGAGGCTGCTGGAGGAGCACCGGAAACACAGGGAGGAGATTGAAAACCTGCAG GCCCAACTTGATGAGTATATAAGGCGGCTAGAGGAAGCGGAGAGGAATGCTAAGATTGCAGCGGCCCAGATTGCTGAGAGGGACCAGAGGATCAGTGAGGTGGAGCGTCTTCTGGACTGTATGGGACAA gAAAAGAGTCAACTCCTAAAGAAACTGCAGGAGTGTGAACAACGTCTCCGCTTGATGGAGCTCACAGACATAACTGATACAACTGTGGCCAGGAG GTCTAAACAGCTGGAAGGGGAAGCAGTGGATCTCCGTGAGAGAATCAAGCACCTGAATGACATGGTGTTCTGCCAGCAGAGGAAGGTTAAAGGAATGATCGAGGAG GTTCAATCACTTCGAGCTCAAGTTGCGCAGAAGGATATGTTCATCTCAGAGCTTCTGGACAGAATTGCTATAGTGGAGTGTGAG AATAGGCCAAGAGAGGTTTTGCACACCAGGGACATAGGAGTAGGCTGTGATCTGCTCCCCAG AAGTGAAGTGCAAAGGTATGATGTCGAACCTACTGTTCAGTCTGAGCCAGCTCAATCTCAACTCATGCAACATCCAACCCATTACCTGACAACCCCAACCCAACCAAGGACGTTCAAACCAGGTACCCCACCTCCCAGCAGACTGGAGTCCAGTTTACTGAGGTACACTCCTGTTCAGTACAGCCGGTTTCTGCAGTCCAGCCCCCCGACGTCCAGAGGAACACTAACAAGCCCACAGTCGTCTGAATCTGAACCCGTGAGCCCAGTCCAGTCCAGCACAGACGGGTCTGTCGTAGCGCCGAGCGCAGACACGCGCCCCAGTCTGGAGGAATTCACTCCGTCCCCGTCGTCGTCTCGAGCGAGATCAAGTCCATCTAAAATCTACACACCGTTCATGAAACTTATGGAAATGACAGCAAAGATAAAGATAGATGACTCCTGA
- the myzap gene encoding myocardial zonula adherens protein isoform X1, producing MLRYGSAGTVSTTTTEDSPESQRRIRRLRLTLHAGENGKKEPKNTNADTDDKVVNGTWKKKNGLIQRERPAGRESPDQHLGAITNGVPETSPQHHGPKVYGVVQRTSSDRQQEVMAREWSVNHLQDEMRYIREVRDSLEKVRERMYGQFGGMQQSMQKLSQEIRTANSHRRSLETEVKIRTAAMDSFDQMNSSLISANIGLQFPSQKSLLENCQNRVDMRDEVKRLRSTCEKTEEKLKERERQLAAAQAENQTLKRQVESSQEASSQAVQEITTRLQRQYEERLLEEHRKHREEIENLQAQLDEYIRRLEEAERNAKIAAAQIAERDQRISEVERLLDCMGQEKSQLLKKLQECEQRLRLMELTDITDTTVARRSKQLEGEAVDLRERIKHLNDMVFCQQRKVKGMIEEVQSLRAQVAQKDMFISELLDRIAIVECENNELEDKLKYFMSTQNRPREVLHTRDIGVGCDLLPRSEVQRYDVEPTVQSEPAQSQLMQHPTHYLTTPTQPRTFKPGTPPPSRLESSLLRYTPVQYSRFLQSSPPTSRGTLTSPQSSESEPVSPVQSSTDGSVVAPSADTRPSLEEFTPSPSSSRARSSPSKIYTPFMKLMEMTAKIKIDDS from the exons GATGACAAGGTTGTCAATGGGAcatggaagaagaaaaatgggCTGATCCAGAGAGAAAGGCCAGCTGGCAGGGAGTCACCTGACCAG CACCTCGGAGCCATAACCAATGGGGTGCCAGAGACCTCGCCGCAGCACCATGGGCCCAAGGTGTATGGTGTGGTGCAGAGGACGAGCTCGGAtagacagcaggaagtgatggcGCGCGAGTGGTCGGTCAATCACCTTCAGGATGAGATGAGGTACATCAGGGAG GTGCGAGATTCTCTGGAGAAGGTCAGAGAGCGGATGTACGGACAGTTCGGAGGAATGCAGCAGTCAATGCAGAAGCTGTCACAAGAAATCAGG ACTGCCAATTCACATCGGCGGAGTCTGGAGACAGAAGTGAAGATTCGGACCGCAGCCATGGACAGCTTTGATCAGATGAACAGCTCCCTTATATCTGCTAACATCGGCCTGCAG TTTCCTTCGCAGAAATCCCTTCTGGAGAACTGTCAGAACAGAGTGGACATGAGGGATGAGGTGAAGAGATTGCGGAGCACCTgtgagaaaacagaagaaaaactgaaagagagggagaggcagttGGCTGCTGCTCAAGCTGAAAACCAAACTTTGAAACGACAG GTGGAGTCGTCGCAGGAGGCCAGCAGCCAGGCGGTGCAGGAGATCACAACCAGGCTGCAGAGGCAGTATGAGGAGAGGCTGCTGGAGGAGCACCGGAAACACAGGGAGGAGATTGAAAACCTGCAG GCCCAACTTGATGAGTATATAAGGCGGCTAGAGGAAGCGGAGAGGAATGCTAAGATTGCAGCGGCCCAGATTGCTGAGAGGGACCAGAGGATCAGTGAGGTGGAGCGTCTTCTGGACTGTATGGGACAA gAAAAGAGTCAACTCCTAAAGAAACTGCAGGAGTGTGAACAACGTCTCCGCTTGATGGAGCTCACAGACATAACTGATACAACTGTGGCCAGGAG GTCTAAACAGCTGGAAGGGGAAGCAGTGGATCTCCGTGAGAGAATCAAGCACCTGAATGACATGGTGTTCTGCCAGCAGAGGAAGGTTAAAGGAATGATCGAGGAG GTTCAATCACTTCGAGCTCAAGTTGCGCAGAAGGATATGTTCATCTCAGAGCTTCTGGACAGAATTGCTATAGTGGAGTGTGAG AATAATGAATTAGAAGACAAGCTGAAGTATTTTATGTCCACACAGAATAGGCCAAGAGAGGTTTTGCACACCAGGGACATAGGAGTAGGCTGTGATCTGCTCCCCAG AAGTGAAGTGCAAAGGTATGATGTCGAACCTACTGTTCAGTCTGAGCCAGCTCAATCTCAACTCATGCAACATCCAACCCATTACCTGACAACCCCAACCCAACCAAGGACGTTCAAACCAGGTACCCCACCTCCCAGCAGACTGGAGTCCAGTTTACTGAGGTACACTCCTGTTCAGTACAGCCGGTTTCTGCAGTCCAGCCCCCCGACGTCCAGAGGAACACTAACAAGCCCACAGTCGTCTGAATCTGAACCCGTGAGCCCAGTCCAGTCCAGCACAGACGGGTCTGTCGTAGCGCCGAGCGCAGACACGCGCCCCAGTCTGGAGGAATTCACTCCGTCCCCGTCGTCGTCTCGAGCGAGATCAAGTCCATCTAAAATCTACACACCGTTCATGAAACTTATGGAAATGACAGCAAAGATAAAGATAGATGACTCCTGA
- the myzap gene encoding myocardial zonula adherens protein isoform X2, with amino-acid sequence MLRYGSAGTVSTTTTEDSPESQRRIRRLRLTLHAGENGKKEPKNTNADTDDKVVNGTWKKKNGLIQRERPAGRESPDQHLGAITNGVPETSPQHHGPKVYGVVQRTSSDRQQEVMAREWSVNHLQDEMRYIREVRDSLEKVRERMYGQFGGMQQSMQKLSQEIRTANSHRRSLETEVKIRTAAMDSFDQMNSSLISANIGLQKSLLENCQNRVDMRDEVKRLRSTCEKTEEKLKERERQLAAAQAENQTLKRQVESSQEASSQAVQEITTRLQRQYEERLLEEHRKHREEIENLQAQLDEYIRRLEEAERNAKIAAAQIAERDQRISEVERLLDCMGQEKSQLLKKLQECEQRLRLMELTDITDTTVARRSKQLEGEAVDLRERIKHLNDMVFCQQRKVKGMIEEVQSLRAQVAQKDMFISELLDRIAIVECENNELEDKLKYFMSTQNRPREVLHTRDIGVGCDLLPRSEVQRYDVEPTVQSEPAQSQLMQHPTHYLTTPTQPRTFKPGTPPPSRLESSLLRYTPVQYSRFLQSSPPTSRGTLTSPQSSESEPVSPVQSSTDGSVVAPSADTRPSLEEFTPSPSSSRARSSPSKIYTPFMKLMEMTAKIKIDDS; translated from the exons GATGACAAGGTTGTCAATGGGAcatggaagaagaaaaatgggCTGATCCAGAGAGAAAGGCCAGCTGGCAGGGAGTCACCTGACCAG CACCTCGGAGCCATAACCAATGGGGTGCCAGAGACCTCGCCGCAGCACCATGGGCCCAAGGTGTATGGTGTGGTGCAGAGGACGAGCTCGGAtagacagcaggaagtgatggcGCGCGAGTGGTCGGTCAATCACCTTCAGGATGAGATGAGGTACATCAGGGAG GTGCGAGATTCTCTGGAGAAGGTCAGAGAGCGGATGTACGGACAGTTCGGAGGAATGCAGCAGTCAATGCAGAAGCTGTCACAAGAAATCAGG ACTGCCAATTCACATCGGCGGAGTCTGGAGACAGAAGTGAAGATTCGGACCGCAGCCATGGACAGCTTTGATCAGATGAACAGCTCCCTTATATCTGCTAACATCGGCCTGCAG AAATCCCTTCTGGAGAACTGTCAGAACAGAGTGGACATGAGGGATGAGGTGAAGAGATTGCGGAGCACCTgtgagaaaacagaagaaaaactgaaagagagggagaggcagttGGCTGCTGCTCAAGCTGAAAACCAAACTTTGAAACGACAG GTGGAGTCGTCGCAGGAGGCCAGCAGCCAGGCGGTGCAGGAGATCACAACCAGGCTGCAGAGGCAGTATGAGGAGAGGCTGCTGGAGGAGCACCGGAAACACAGGGAGGAGATTGAAAACCTGCAG GCCCAACTTGATGAGTATATAAGGCGGCTAGAGGAAGCGGAGAGGAATGCTAAGATTGCAGCGGCCCAGATTGCTGAGAGGGACCAGAGGATCAGTGAGGTGGAGCGTCTTCTGGACTGTATGGGACAA gAAAAGAGTCAACTCCTAAAGAAACTGCAGGAGTGTGAACAACGTCTCCGCTTGATGGAGCTCACAGACATAACTGATACAACTGTGGCCAGGAG GTCTAAACAGCTGGAAGGGGAAGCAGTGGATCTCCGTGAGAGAATCAAGCACCTGAATGACATGGTGTTCTGCCAGCAGAGGAAGGTTAAAGGAATGATCGAGGAG GTTCAATCACTTCGAGCTCAAGTTGCGCAGAAGGATATGTTCATCTCAGAGCTTCTGGACAGAATTGCTATAGTGGAGTGTGAG AATAATGAATTAGAAGACAAGCTGAAGTATTTTATGTCCACACAGAATAGGCCAAGAGAGGTTTTGCACACCAGGGACATAGGAGTAGGCTGTGATCTGCTCCCCAG AAGTGAAGTGCAAAGGTATGATGTCGAACCTACTGTTCAGTCTGAGCCAGCTCAATCTCAACTCATGCAACATCCAACCCATTACCTGACAACCCCAACCCAACCAAGGACGTTCAAACCAGGTACCCCACCTCCCAGCAGACTGGAGTCCAGTTTACTGAGGTACACTCCTGTTCAGTACAGCCGGTTTCTGCAGTCCAGCCCCCCGACGTCCAGAGGAACACTAACAAGCCCACAGTCGTCTGAATCTGAACCCGTGAGCCCAGTCCAGTCCAGCACAGACGGGTCTGTCGTAGCGCCGAGCGCAGACACGCGCCCCAGTCTGGAGGAATTCACTCCGTCCCCGTCGTCGTCTCGAGCGAGATCAAGTCCATCTAAAATCTACACACCGTTCATGAAACTTATGGAAATGACAGCAAAGATAAAGATAGATGACTCCTGA